The window CACAAAAAATTAACGACCAGACCAAGGATGCAATGACCCTCAGGGGCTTGTTGGAATTCAAAAAGAGGATCTCTGTTCCACTAGACGAAGTGGAACCTGTAGAGTCTATCATGAAACGATTTGCAACGGGTGCAATGTCCTTCGGGTCTATTTCACACGAAGCCCACAGCACTCTAGCCATCGCCATGAACCGTATTGGTGCTAAAAGCAATAGTGGTGAAGGTGGTGAAGATGAAGTTAGATTTGAGAAAAAAGAAAATGGCGATTGGGAAAGATCTGCTATCAAGCAAGTAGCTTCCGGTAGATTTGGGGTAACAAGTAATTACCTTACCAACGCAGGTGAAATACAAATTAAAATGGCTCAGGGGGCCAAGCCTGGAGAAGGTGGACAGCTTCCTGGACATAAAGTGGATGATTGGATTGGAAGAGTAAGACATTCTACTCCCGGAGTAGGGTTGATTTCACCTCCACCTCATCACGATATTTATTCAATTGAGGATTTGGCCCAATTGATCTATGATCTTAAAAATGCCAATAGAAAAGCAAGAATAAACGTAAAACTAGTATCTCAGGCAGGTGTAGGTACTGTAGCTGCAGGGGTAGCCAAAGCACAATCTGATGTGATCCTTATCTCAGGAGCAGATGGTGGTACGGGAGCTTCTCCACTCAGCTCCATACGCCACGCAGGATTGCCATGGGAGCTTGGCTTATCAGAAGCTCACCAAACCTTGGTGATCAACAACCTTCGAAGCAGGGTAACCTTGCAGACGGATGGCCAGTTGAGAACAGGAAGAGATTTGGCCATTGCTACTTTATTAGGAGCGGAAGAATGGGGTATTTCTACAGGAGCTTTGGTAGTGGAAGGATGTATCATGATGAGAAAATGTCACCTGAACACCTGCCCGGTTGGTATAGCCACTCAAAATGCTGAGCTAAGGAAGCTGTTTACAGGCGACCCTGATCATGTGGTTAACTTCTTTACCTTCTTGGCCCAAGACCTCAGAGAGATTATGGCCTCTTTAGGATTCAGGACAGTAAATGAAATGGTGGGTCAGAGCAATATCTTGAAAGAAGCCAATGGGCAAATGAACCATTGGAAATGGGATAAACTTGACCTAAGCCCTATCTTCCATAAAGTTGAAGTTCCTGACCATGTAGGAATTCACAAGCAAATAGATCAGGATTTCAGACTGAAAAAAGTACTTGACAGAAAACTTATAGAAGCAGCTACTCCGGCCTTGGAGCAAGCCAATAAAGTAAAAGGTACCTTTGATATTATCAATGTGGACCGATCTGTTGGTGCAATGCTTTCTAACGAAGTATCTAAGTTCTTTGGAAGCCCGGGATTGCCAGACAATACCATTCACTTTAAATTCAAAGGCTCTGCAGGACAAACTTTTGGGGCATTTTTAACCAAAGGGATTACTTTCGAGTTGGAAGGTGAGGCCAATGATTACTTTGGTAAGGGGCTTTCCGGTGGTAAACTGGTGGTGTATCCGAATAGGAATGCAGATTTCGTAGCTGAAGACAATATCATTATTGGTAATGTTGCCTTTTATGGCGCCACATCCGGTCAATCTTTCATTAAAGGTAAAGCCGGGGAGCGTTTCTGCGTAAGAAACTCCGGAGTGGAAGCTGTTGTTGAAGGAATTGGAGACCATGGATGTGAATACATGACAGGAGGCTTGGTGATTATTTTAGGAGAAATAGGAAGAAACTTTGCCGCAGGTATGAGTGGTGGAATAGCCTATATTTTCAAAGAAAACCTTGGCAATATCAATAAAGAAATGGTAGACATAGATCCCCTAAATGAGGATGATTTTGCCACCATCAAAACTTCTTTACAAAGTCATATAGATTTCACATCCAGTAATACGGCCAATAGGTTACTTGAAGATTGGGAAGCCGGAAAAGAACGGTTTATAAAAGTAATTCCTAAGGATTACAAAGAAGTATTGAGAAAAAGAGCATTAGAAAATTCTAAAACATTAGTATAAGATGGCGGATAAAGAAGGTTTCTTAAAATATAAAAGACAACTACCTGGATCCAGATCACCTGAAGAAAGGAAAAAGGATTACAAGGAAATATACAAGCCTTTGGAATCCAAAGTGCTTAACGAGCAGGCCGCAAGGTGTATGGATTGTGGCGTTCCTTTTTGTCACAATGGTTGTCCCCTAGGAAATGTCATCCCGGACTTTAATGATGCCGTTTACCATAAAGAGTGGGAACTGGCCTATCAAATACTCCGTGGAACAAATAACTTCCCGGAATTTACCGGAAGGATTTGCCCTGCACCTTGTGAGGCAAGTTGTGTATTGGGTATCAATAAAGACCCTGTTGCAATTGAATTGATCGAAAAGAGCATTGCAGAAAAAGCTTATGAGCTAAACCTTGTAAAGCCCAATATACCTGCAGAAAGAACCGGTAAAAAAGTAGCCGTAATAGGCTCCGGTCCATCAGGTCTTGCTGCTGCAGATCAAATAAACCAAGCAGGTCATGAGGTGACCGTCTTCGAAAAAGACAAAGAAGTAGGAGGCCTTTTAAGGTATGGTATTCCTGATTTCAAATTGGAGAAATGGGTAATCGACCGAAGGGTGGATGTGATGAATGAAGAAGGAGTAATTTTCAGCAAAGACACTGAAGTAGGCTTTAATATCAAAGCTGAAGATATTCTTCAAAATTTTGACGCAGTAGTCCTCTCTACGGGTGCTCAACACCCAAGAGACTTGAAAATCAATAATCGTGATGCCAAAGGGGTTCACTTTGCTATGGAGTTTCTTGGTAGACAAAACCAAGTGATTTCAGGGGAATTGGAAAGCAACCCAATCCACGCTAAAGGCAAGCATGTCATTGTAATTGGAGGTGGAGATACCGGAAGTGACTGTATTGGTACTTCCAATCGTCATGGAGCTGCTTCTATAACCCAACTCGAGTTATTGCCTAAACCTCCTCAAAGTAGAAACACCCTCAATCCTTGGCCTGAGTGGCCTATGACATTGAGAACATCCAGTTCTCATGAAGAAGGTGCCGAAAGGGTTTGGTCCGTGCTTACCAAAGAGTTTACGAAAGACGACAATGGAAATGTTACAGGCCTTACTGTAGTAGACATTGAGTGGAAAGAGGAAAATGGCAGAATGCAATTTTTCGAAATCGAAGGAACAGAAAGAACACTTCCTTGTGACTTGGCGTTTTTAGCAATCGGTTACTTGGGACCAAAAGCAGGACTCTTGGAAGCTTTTGGTATAGATTTTCTGGAAAATGGACTGCCTAAGTCTAAAAATTACCAAAGCTCTGTACCTAAAGTATTTCTAGCAGGAGATATGAGAAGAGGTCAATCTTTGGTTGTATGGGCTATCGCTGAAGGCCGCGAATGTGCGGTAGAAGTTGATAAGTTCTTACAAGGAGAATCAACACTCGCAAGAAGAGATCAATCATTCTATTCGTATGAAGAAGAAGTGACACAGAGCTAATGCTTGTTCAGTCACATTTAAAATACCAAAGGCAATCCAAATTGGATTGCCTTTTTTTATTTATCATTTACTTTTTGGTTAAATCTGAGATTTGCAATAACTAAACTAGGGTTAAATATACAGATGGACCATACACCGCCGTCCATATATTGCTAGCTTCCAGTATTTAACTTATAACAACAGGTTAATTTTTAAGCCTAAGGCAAGAAAATTTACAACGCTCTCTTATCCATTCTTTTTACGATTTCTCTTAGTAGCTCATTTTGCTCAGTCTTAAGAACTATAAACTTATTGACCCAGCTATAGATCATAAAGCAAACCAAACCAAGAATCAGTAGGTAAAATCCAAAATAAAGAATAGGAAACATTAAAGACATGGCTATAGATAAGTTTTAGTGAAAAATAGATTACAGGTTGTTAGTATATGCTACCATTTATATGCTAATATAATAAATAAAACTATTTAAACTGTTTTTAGTTGATAAATTTAATACCAAGCCCCTAAAAAAATTGTTTGAATTCAATTTTATACATCCGCTTTTTCTCCAAAGGAAATTCTGCCTAGTGAAAAGGAATTTTAACCTATTATATTAACTATTACTAGCAGTAGGTTTGTATAGTTGAATGACTAGCTTGCTTCAATGGCTATGACCCAATATGGCATATCTCATTCATCACAAATTTCTATTTAGAAGATTATAACCTAACCATAAAATGAATACAGATAGAATTAAAATAATAAACAAAGAAGGATTTGAATTGTCAACATCTATAGATTTTCCTAACCACCAAAAACCCAAACAGTTTGTTCTGTTCGCCCATTGCTTTACTTGTACAAGTCAGCTAAATGCAGTGAGGAATATAGGGCAGGCGTTGAATAATAAAGGTATTGCTGTAGTTAGATTTGATTT of the Cyclobacterium marinum DSM 745 genome contains:
- a CDS encoding glutamate synthase subunit beta; its protein translation is MADKEGFLKYKRQLPGSRSPEERKKDYKEIYKPLESKVLNEQAARCMDCGVPFCHNGCPLGNVIPDFNDAVYHKEWELAYQILRGTNNFPEFTGRICPAPCEASCVLGINKDPVAIELIEKSIAEKAYELNLVKPNIPAERTGKKVAVIGSGPSGLAAADQINQAGHEVTVFEKDKEVGGLLRYGIPDFKLEKWVIDRRVDVMNEEGVIFSKDTEVGFNIKAEDILQNFDAVVLSTGAQHPRDLKINNRDAKGVHFAMEFLGRQNQVISGELESNPIHAKGKHVIVIGGGDTGSDCIGTSNRHGAASITQLELLPKPPQSRNTLNPWPEWPMTLRTSSSHEEGAERVWSVLTKEFTKDDNGNVTGLTVVDIEWKEENGRMQFFEIEGTERTLPCDLAFLAIGYLGPKAGLLEAFGIDFLENGLPKSKNYQSSVPKVFLAGDMRRGQSLVVWAIAEGRECAVEVDKFLQGESTLARRDQSFYSYEEEVTQS